cgctgaaacaCACATTATGTGACCAAACACACAATGTCATGTGCTCATCTGAGcttcaggcagtcagcgggtgctttaaaCACAAaatcccagagagcagtgcacgtcagactaTTCATCAAGGATGTATTGCTGAATGGCGTCTcattatagttgttaaatgtgatatttaattaattttgtctctatctaacgattcttctgtcttttaaatctatcaggtaacgtgtcacagcgtcagtacactgctttagtctttcgctttcacgcttgtacttagtaattttagtgaaacctcagatactgttggttggttgctgttgatTGTGcagcttttttaccaaccaagtttgtcgacgccgtTATAACGACATTGAtcgctctgcctattcatgccagagtcctgcagaaaaagtgattgacaggtggtcatttgtgtgtaacttacctttatttatttatggtttggttatgggtaaaacaaagaccatgagggtcaggtagttgaaacggtaggttacaaataattaattagttctgaattaattaattattcataaataaataattcaccgccacctacgtcgacgatgccatcgtccatcatgtttcacattagacatcgcacGATgctaaattggtcgacatcgcccaaccctagttataatagtaataattagctggattatcaataataataattagcttaTGCATAAGAAACCACGTTGAACTAAAACTATTTAGTATATATGTCATACTCTGTCTAAAGCTGCGATAACACTAGAGTTCGAtcgtgcaaaattctgtcatatggcGCTGTGAAATTGGGCAGGacaaaacaagatgattagacctcactaaagcgagcgattgctccatatttaaattttctgcacaaattcaaGTCAAGTTCATTTCTCACACTATACCTGCCAACAGACAACGGCGGATACAAATTCTCCAGCAACAGGCCACCTCTCCCATTTCATTCACTAACTTTTCTCTCATGCCTCATGACAAACTTTGAGGTCTGGTGGGAGAATTCTCATTATATTAATCGTTCCCACTCCCAGGCCATTCTCATGTGTTTGCCATCAAACGCCTGACAACTGCCGTGTTTGCACCCTGTCACTAAATGTAGTGAAGAGTCCTTCAAAATGGTAATAGTTTGCGTTGTTTACaagtctgtactgcacttcagtaatCCCACTGAAACAGGaaaactccacatgtcttaatctcaTTTCTGTTCAGTTCCATTATGACTACAGTGTAATTAAGGCCATCGGAAATCACTGTTTACACGGTGGACTTTTAATCCGAGTATTCTCTTTATTGCAGTAAAATCTAActattggtgtctatgtaaatgtactcagtgtgaccgtggcttaaCTCAACTTACATTGGTTTGTTTTAAGTAAAGTTTAtccataaactaatttcgagaggatcacatgcttatgattgatgaTGGCTAGTCTCACATTAGCTAACATGATTCCGAttagatgattcctaactcaccataactaaccagagtttcttacctcagttatctgATGTCAGAAACTCTGTTACCTCAGTTATTAAAACCATCGTCTTGATGAGTCCCCCTTCCCACTCCTACTGCTCCTCCCTTTTCTAGACAGGACAACACGCCAGtccagttgttagcactgttgcctcacagcaagaacgtcactggttcaagtccttactaGGCCAGTCAACATTTCTATGCtgagtttatatgttctccccgtgcttgcatGGGTGTCCCCCTGGTTCcctcccccagtccaaagacatgcgacataagtgTATTGATCAAACCAAAAGTGGCACCATAGACAAGCTCTcagtcagcagtatatctcttAATAGCAATCTCTAATTTGTAAGTAGCCATAAGTAAGGCAggagagttctcgagacctatGTGAGCTCAAATTCCTCTCTTGCCCTGCAAGCGGGAGGGAGCCATGGGCTCGAGAATCTTATGAGCTTatggctctctcctgggacagcacgcTTAACACAtgttataatcaatcatcagctaagcgtGAATTCTTGAAATGCTAATGAACACTATTGATCTGTTTTCACACTAGACCCGATTGTGCTGAAGGAGGAGAACGAAGAGATCATTAATCTCAATCAGCAAGAAAACCTTAACGTTTACAGgtggattcacactggagagaaacctcacACTtgctctcagtgtggaaagatTTTTGTACATAAAAGGTCTCTTGATGCCCATATGGGAATTCACACTAGAGAGAAGCGTTTTATGTGCCGTCTATGTGGAAAAACTTGCAGTAAAAACGCAAACCTTAAAATCCACATGAggactcacaccggagagaagccttttACCTGCCATAAATGCGGAGCAAGTTTCACTCAGCGAGGAAACTTTACATCCCACATGTTGACTCACTCCGGAGAGAAACCTTTCGTCTGCCAtcagtgcgggaagagtttcgctgaaaataaaaacctgaaagcccacatgaggattcacaccggagagaaaccatttacctGTCAtaagtgtggaaagagtttcactcAACGAGGAAACTTCACATCCCACATGTTGACTCACTCCGGAGAGAAACCTTTCGCCTgccatcagtgtggaaagagtttcagtgaaaaaaaaaacctgaaagcccacatgaggattcacaccggagagaagccttttACCTGCCCTACGTGTGGAAAGAGGTTTACTCAACAAGGACACTTTACATCCCACATGAGGACTCACTCCGGAGAGAAACCTTTCGTCTgccatcagtgtggaaagagtttcggGAGCAAGGAAAACATGAAAGtgcacatgaggattcacaccggagagaagcctttcagctGTCAACAATGTGGAAGGCGTTTTACTCAAAAAGCAGCTCTTGAAGGCCACCTAACCATTCACAGCAGAAATATGCTTTACACATGCCACATATGTGGAGTGAACTACAAAACTGAACAAGGCCTTAGATGTCACATGGATGCTCACACCGGTAAGAAGTCATTTACGTCCTGTTCGCACCTTGTATTAAGATCAAATTCACATTTTATGTcgatgtagtggttagtgcgtcgacacatgcgcTCCGGTGCTCACAGCAACTCAAGTTCGATTCTGCCTCGctgtcctatgccaatccttcccctctctctgctccccatgctttcctgtcaatactctctactgtcttaTCCAATTAAGGTGAAAAACcctggaaaaataattaataaaaagcaattcacattttatttgtcacatacagagTCATGCACAGTATGACATACAGTGAAATGTTTACACAACCACTCGTGACCTtataaaaccttaaaataattacatttagtcatttaacagatgcttttgtccaaagtgacttacaattaagGAG
This genomic interval from Danio aesculapii chromosome 15, fDanAes4.1, whole genome shotgun sequence contains the following:
- the si:dkey-77f5.8 gene encoding gastrula zinc finger protein XlCGF57.1, producing the protein MAFIKEESEDMRIEETFTIKLEEIEEAFRVKHEDPEEQTDPIVLKEENEEIINLNQQENLNVYRWIHTGEKPHTCSQCGKIFVHKRSLDAHMGIHTREKRFMCRLCGKTCSKNANLKIHMRTHTGEKPFTCHKCGASFTQRGNFTSHMLTHSGEKPFVCHQCGKSFAENKNLKAHMRIHTGEKPFTCHKCGKSFTQRGNFTSHMLTHSGEKPFACHQCGKSFSEKKNLKAHMRIHTGEKPFTCPTCGKRFTQQGHFTSHMRTHSGEKPFVCHQCGKSFGSKENMKVHMRIHTGEKPFSCQQCGRRFTQKAALEGHLTIHSRNMLYTCHICGVNYKTEQGLRCHMDAHTDLIALKEEFGENKKPYTCSHCGKSFHYKTSFKRHEMIHTGEKPYVCPQCGKSFMEKSVLKIHQSVHTGEKPYSCTECGKGFTCTSALNCHMNLHTGEKPYTCPQCGKSFSHKRSLYNHISFHIGEKPHTCKTCGASLSTKQNLRRHMIIHTNERPFDCSYCGKRFRHNRSLTRHKKVHSEMKD